A stretch of Eleutherodactylus coqui strain aEleCoq1 chromosome 2, aEleCoq1.hap1, whole genome shotgun sequence DNA encodes these proteins:
- the LOC136610219 gene encoding platelet-derived growth factor receptor-like protein — MDCKLLLILLPSLLLLAECDVKQRPEKTANKKATKQVALGVSTKSTTKKPKQEPIKRQPKPKPGTPSFQGQAAGSILSQVLPTGRIQQVGDTVTIKAGQTLDLRCKGTSVRWNYPPYLQEDDEGRLKLKHFGRYSQLILANASAADTGEFSCGGYQCDGHDCHDGEEKTGKTFVFVTDPQDLFVPTEDYYVVIQLRTRQPALLPCQVTNPLAKVTLHREFPPEQIPVDGAKIAFDVKKGFIIYQPQLSLAGSLFCIAELGNLRQMSTKYMLIYVHYPSAPPKPTIEASVKSARAGENFVVTCTVLGELEIKVDFTWEYPGQQIGRPPYVRENVSQTRRGGQLMQQSESILYIDESRAVDDGIYTCTAQNLQGSTSVTTRVTVLAPTSTTRARSQG, encoded by the exons ATGGACTGTAAACTGCTGCTGATCCTACTACCGAGCCTCTTACTTCTAG CTGAATGTGATGTCAAGCAAAGACCGGAAAAGACTGCAAATAAAAAGGCAACAAAGCAAGTAGCCCTTGGGGTGTCAACCAAATCTACCACAAAGAAGCCCAAACAGGAACCCATCAAACGTCAGCCCAAGCCTAAGCCTGGTACTCCTTCCTTCCAGGGCCAAGCAGCTGGGTCTATTCTGTCCCAGGTTCTGCCGACAGGAAGGATTCAACAGGTTGGTGACACAGTGACCATAAAAGCTGGTCAGACCTTGGATCTCCGCTGTAAAGGCACCTCTGTACGCTGGAACTATCCTCCTTACCTGCAGGAGGATGATGAGGGAAGATTGAA GCTTAAACACTTCGGACGTTATAGTCAACTCATTCTTGCAAACGCTTCAGCAGCCGATACGGGGGAATTCAGCTGTGGGGGTTACCAGTGCGATGGACATGACTGCCATGATGGAGAAGAGAAAACTGGCAAGACCTTTGTGTTTGTCACAG ATCCTCAGGACCTCTTTGTCCCGACAGAGGACTACTATGTGGTTATCCAGCTTCGAACACGACAGCCAGCATTACTTCCATGCCAGGTCACCAACCCGTTGGCCAAGGTCACTCTGCATAGAGAATTCCCACCAGAACAAATCCCTGTGGATGGGGCGAAGATTGCTTTCGATGTGAAGAAGGGATTCATCATATACCAACCACAGCTGTCTCTTGCAGGATCACTGTTCTGCATTGCAGAGCTCGGAAACCTTCGGCAGATGTCAACTAAGTACATGCTGATATATGTACACT ACCCATCAGCTCCACCTAAACCCACCATTGAAGCGTCAGTGAAGTCAGCGCGAGCGGGAGAGAATTTTGTAGTTACTTGTACAGTTCTAGGTGAGCTGGAGATCAAAGTGGACTTCACATGGGAATATCCAGGACAACAG ATCGGTAGACCTCCTTATGTCCGGGAGAACGTTTCACAGACAAGACGTGGAGGACAATTAATGCAACAGTCGGAGAGTATTTTGTATATCGATGAATCTCGTGCCGTGGATGATGGCATTTATACCTGCACAGCCCAAAACTTACAGGGGAGCACGTCTGTAACCACAAGGGTCACCGTCCTCGCACCAACATCTACCACCAGAGCAAGAAGCCAAGGATGA
- the LOC136609908 gene encoding zona pellucida sperm-binding protein 4-like has translation MGLARAGVGLVVGLWLYGLGSLVGALQDYWEDPARLHCGAEAMEFSLPSVLQDAVFALMVIDQNGKPHYLHNDSTCGTWIGQTSDGSLVVGSAFDGCYVREENENYVVTITLEEILHDGKYKYHKKDLACPILLAMDAPSPGECTSVQREERLQCAKDSVSREICEGLGCCFSQYDLILRCYYGKKLTALCTDSNIVVAMSKDLTTPPLILDSVRVVDVDSNSCPNLRVTRTDSFIAYQFPLSCGAANQEPNMPVVYENTFVATNLVTTRQSGSITRDSTMRVTVRCSYSHTDVVPLQVEVLTLPPPLPVSTSGPLLLEMRIAEDFQYNSYYTDQDYPIERVLRDPVHVEVRILQKTDPSLVLVLNNCWATNSPVPTDDPQWLILTNSCPYSGDNYLTQLVPVGPSSQGISFPAHYKRFIVSTFTFVDSSTQTALNGLVFFHCSASVCVPSAGESCSVNCAQRQKRMVASRAPEDAPTTVTSQGPIIFSSEEDKTDTAVHEEERRLGFGDALTWLEGATAAGLIVMVCLLGIYLYLCLSRRQKKQAVSTACKHKDL, from the exons ATGGGTTTGGCAAGGGCAGGTGTGGGGCTTGTAGTAGGGCTGTGGCTCTATGGGCTGGGGTCTCTAGTAGGGGCTCTTCAGGACTATTGGGAGGATCCTGCCCGTCTGCATTGCGGAGCTGAAGCCATGGAGTTTTCTCTCCCGTCCGTCCTGCAGGATGCTGTGTTTGCCCTGATGGTTATTG ACCAGAACGGAAAACCTCATTATCTTCACAACGACTCCACTTGTGGAACCTGGATTGGACAGACGTCTGACGGCTCGCTGGTGGTTGGTTCTGCTTTTGATGGCTGTTATGTGCGGGAAGAG AATGAAAACTACGTGGTGACTATCACTCTGGAAGAAATTCTTCATGATGGGAAATACAAGTATCACAAGAAGGATCTTGCATGCCCCATTCTTCTAG CTATGGATGCTCCGAGTCCAGGTGAATGCACTTCAGTTCAGCGAGAGGAGCGTCTGCAGTGCGCCAAGGACTCGGTATCTAGAGAGATCTGTGAAGGACTTGGCTGCTGCTTTTCTCAGTATGATCTTATACTGCGCTGCTACTATGGGAAGAAAT TGACtgccctctgcactgacagcaacaTAGTGGTTGCCATGTCAAAAGACCTGACCACCCCGCCCCTGATCTTGGACTCTGTACGTGTGGTTGATGTGGATTCCAACTCCTGCCCAAATCTGAGAGTAACAAGAACTGACTCCTTCATTGCATACCAGTTCCCGCTGTCCTGTGGGGCTGCCAACCAG GAGCCGAACATGCCTGTAGTATATGAAAACACATTTGTGGCAACCAACCTTGTAACAACCCGGCAGTCAGGATCCATCACTAGAGACAGTACAATGCG gGTGACGGTACGCTGCAGCTATTCACACACTGACGTTGTCCCTCTGCAAGTAGAGGTTCTCACTCTTCCACCACCTCTGCCGGTATCTACCTCTGGACCTCTGCTCTTGGAGATGAGAATAGCTGAAG ATTTCCAGTATAATTCGTACTACACAGACCAAGATTATCCTATTGAGAGGGTATTAAGAGATCCGGTGCATGTTGAAGTTCGGATTCTGCAGAAAACTGATCCAAGCCTTGTTCTGGTCTTGAACAACTGTTGGGCCACCAATTCTCCTGTGCCTACTGATGACCCTCAATGGCTGATCTTGACCAACAG CTGCCCATACAGTGGAGACAACTACCTGACCCAGCTGGTTCCTGTTGGCCCTTCCTCACAGGGCATCTCTTTCCCAGCACACTACAAGCGCTTCATTGTTAGTACCTTCACCTTTGTGGATTCCAGCACCCAGACTGCTCTGAATGGCTTG GTATTTTTCCACTGCAGCGCTTCAGTATGTGTTCCATCTGCTGGGGAGTCATGCTCCGTGAACTGCGCCCAAAGACAAA agagaatggtggcatcacgggCCCCAGAAGATGCTCCTACAACAGTCACTTCTCAAGGTCCTATTATATTTTCTTCTGAAGAGGATAAAACCGATACAGCTGTCCATGAGGAAGAAC GTCGCCTCGGTTTTGGAGATGCCCTGACTTGGCTAGAAGGAGCTACAGCTGCTGGTCTAATTGTTATGGTGTGCCTTCTGGGTATTTACCTCTATCTGTGCTTgtctagaagacagaagaaacaAGCAGTGTCAACT gcgtgcaaacacaaGGATCTTTAA